The Methylomonas montana genome has a window encoding:
- the era gene encoding GTPase Era → MNCGYVALIGRPNVGKSTLMNHLLGQKLSITSRKPQTTRHRILGIKTTEAGQAIFMDTPGMHQDEKKVLNRYLNKTADSTLLGVDVVVWLLDGLYWHEYDQKIFKKLERAGLPVILVVNKVDKIKDKDAVLKFFADAQQKYPFQHIVPVSALKRTNLELLEQHIMALLPEAEPIYPEDQITDRPERFFVAEIIREKLTRRLGDELPYALTVEIERYEEFPELCKIYAAILVERDSQKSIVIGKQGEMLKKVGSEARVDIEKLIGQKVYLQLWVKVKKGWSDNERALQSLGFIDIGD, encoded by the coding sequence ATGAACTGCGGATATGTTGCTTTAATCGGTAGGCCCAATGTCGGCAAATCGACGTTGATGAATCACTTGTTGGGTCAAAAACTCAGCATCACCTCCAGAAAACCGCAAACTACCCGGCACCGGATTCTGGGTATCAAGACCACCGAAGCAGGTCAGGCTATCTTCATGGATACGCCGGGCATGCATCAGGACGAAAAAAAGGTATTAAACCGCTATCTGAATAAAACTGCCGACAGCACACTGTTGGGCGTCGATGTGGTGGTTTGGCTGTTGGATGGTTTGTATTGGCATGAGTACGACCAGAAAATTTTCAAGAAACTCGAGCGTGCCGGGCTGCCGGTGATTTTGGTCGTCAACAAAGTCGACAAGATCAAGGATAAGGATGCGGTGCTGAAGTTTTTCGCCGATGCACAGCAAAAGTACCCATTCCAACATATCGTGCCGGTCTCGGCGTTGAAACGCACCAATCTTGAGCTGCTGGAACAGCACATCATGGCTTTGTTGCCGGAAGCAGAGCCGATTTACCCGGAAGATCAAATTACCGATCGGCCGGAGCGTTTTTTCGTCGCCGAAATCATTCGCGAAAAATTGACCCGGCGTTTGGGCGACGAATTGCCGTATGCGCTGACCGTGGAGATCGAGCGCTACGAAGAGTTTCCGGAGCTTTGTAAAATCTACGCGGCGATTCTGGTGGAGCGCGATAGCCAAAAAAGTATCGTGATCGGCAAGCAAGGCGAAATGCTGAAAAAAGTGGGCAGCGAAGCGCGCGTCGACATCGAAAAACTAATCGGCCAAAAAGTCTATTTGCAGTTGTGGGTCAAAGTGAAAAAAGGCTGGTCGGATAACGAGCGTGCCTTGCAAAGTTTGGGATTCATCGATATCGGCGATTGA
- a CDS encoding DUF4845 domain-containing protein yields the protein MPSSLKKQRGLTFLSIAFILGLIAFFTLLILKIAPIYINHSRVVNALKAVENTTDIVTKTKAEIKTSLEKRFDLNYVEHVTNDDIKIVAQPGYVRVDIDYERIEPIFGNLSVLVQFHEGFEAGNK from the coding sequence ATGCCGTCTTCATTAAAAAAACAACGCGGTTTAACATTTCTGTCTATCGCCTTTATTTTGGGCTTAATTGCATTTTTTACCTTGCTGATACTAAAAATTGCGCCGATTTATATCAATCATAGTCGGGTGGTCAACGCGTTGAAAGCGGTGGAAAATACCACGGACATCGTGACTAAAACCAAGGCGGAAATAAAAACCAGTTTGGAGAAACGCTTTGATTTGAACTATGTCGAGCATGTCACCAATGACGATATTAAAATTGTGGCCCAACCGGGCTACGTGCGGGTTGATATCGACTACGAGCGAATCGAGCCGATTTTCGGCAATTTGAGTGTGCTGGTACAGTTTCACGAAGGATTCGAAGCTGGCAACAAGTGA
- the rnc gene encoding ribonuclease III, with product MIKKPEILAGKLGLTFSDPNLFSMALTHRSVGARNNERLEYLGDSVLGFVIAQKLYESFPEAGEGALSRLRASLVNQNSLAELARQHNIGDYLILGSGELKSGGFRRDSILSDALEAIMGALLKDQGVEVCRQWILQLFSDKLAALKVDDWNKDPKTRLQELMQASRKPLPVYELVSMSGADHAQTFEVKCSVAVTQNTCNGIGISRKKAEQAAAENMLNLLQTRDK from the coding sequence GTGATTAAAAAGCCTGAAATTCTTGCCGGAAAGCTGGGTTTGACGTTTAGCGATCCCAATTTGTTTTCAATGGCCTTGACACATCGCAGCGTGGGTGCCAGAAACAATGAGCGCCTGGAATATCTGGGCGACTCCGTATTGGGTTTCGTGATTGCCCAGAAGTTGTATGAATCGTTTCCCGAAGCGGGCGAGGGGGCTTTAAGTCGCTTGCGGGCCAGCTTGGTCAATCAAAATTCGCTGGCGGAATTGGCCAGACAGCACAATATCGGCGATTATCTGATATTGGGCTCCGGCGAACTGAAAAGCGGCGGTTTTCGACGCGATTCGATTCTGTCGGATGCGTTGGAAGCCATCATGGGTGCGTTGCTGAAAGACCAGGGAGTCGAGGTTTGTCGGCAATGGATATTGCAATTGTTTAGCGACAAGCTAGCTGCGCTAAAGGTTGACGATTGGAATAAGGATCCGAAAACGCGCTTACAGGAGTTGATGCAGGCCAGCCGCAAACCATTGCCGGTATATGAACTGGTCAGCATGTCCGGTGCCGATCATGCTCAGACTTTCGAAGTGAAATGCAGCGTCGCGGTTACTCAGAATACCTGCAATGGTATTGGCATTTCCCGAAAAAAAGCCGAACAGGCCGCCGCGGAAAATATGTTAAATCTTTTACAAACCAGGGATAAATGA
- the lepB gene encoding signal peptidase I, translating into MDYDFSFFLVVASFATGVVWGGYCLYLKRANLPYPTEKEPLLVEYARSFFPVVLIVLLLRSFLVEPFRIPSGSMMPTLLVGDFILVNKFSYGVRLPVLNNKIIEMGEPKRGDIVVFRFPKQPEVDYIKRVIGLPGDRIAYFDKKLYVNGAPIKQVSLGRYQGVGQGSSMSGAERLEEDLQGVEHSILISRGASSVEDVFVVPQGHYFVMGDNRDNSNDSRYWGTVPEANLVGRAFFIWMNWDWENKGIAFDRLGTVLH; encoded by the coding sequence ATGGATTACGATTTTTCATTTTTTCTGGTGGTAGCCAGTTTTGCAACCGGCGTCGTTTGGGGTGGGTATTGCTTGTACCTGAAACGGGCTAACCTGCCTTATCCGACCGAGAAAGAACCGCTACTGGTCGAATACGCCCGCTCGTTTTTCCCGGTGGTATTGATCGTATTATTGCTGCGTTCGTTTCTGGTCGAGCCGTTCCGGATTCCATCGGGATCGATGATGCCGACATTGTTGGTCGGCGATTTTATTTTGGTGAATAAATTCAGCTATGGTGTGCGTTTGCCGGTATTGAACAACAAGATCATCGAGATGGGCGAACCCAAGCGCGGTGACATCGTGGTGTTTAGATTTCCGAAACAGCCCGAAGTGGATTACATCAAGCGGGTCATCGGCTTGCCGGGCGACCGGATCGCTTATTTCGACAAAAAGCTGTATGTCAACGGCGCACCAATCAAGCAAGTGTCGCTGGGCCGGTATCAGGGCGTAGGACAAGGTAGCAGTATGAGCGGCGCCGAGCGCCTGGAAGAAGACTTGCAGGGTGTTGAGCATTCGATTCTGATCAGTCGCGGCGCGTCTTCGGTGGAAGATGTGTTTGTGGTGCCTCAAGGCCATTATTTCGTGATGGGCGATAACCGAGATAACAGTAACGACAGCCGCTATTGGGGTACCGTGCCGGAGGCTAATCTGGTCGGTAGAGCCTTTTTCATCTGGATGAATTGGGATTGGGAAAATAAAGGCATCGCTTTCGATCGTCTGGGAACTGTTTTGCATTAA